A portion of the Syntrophaceae bacterium genome contains these proteins:
- a CDS encoding pyridoxamine 5'-phosphate oxidase family protein — protein MLKEMKKLVKDKDVCVLATVTDNVPHCSLMSYVADRDCREIYMMTQRGTKKYRNLSANRTVSLLIDTREEDCGADRSKIKALTVTGVFSTIGDKAKKKLVRQRLLRRHPQLKPFAEDPDAEVFAVKVKSFQLLDGVKDAYYEELT, from the coding sequence ATGCTCAAGGAGATGAAGAAGCTCGTGAAGGACAAGGACGTCTGCGTGCTGGCCACCGTCACCGACAACGTGCCCCACTGCTCGCTGATGTCCTACGTGGCGGACCGCGACTGCCGGGAGATCTACATGATGACGCAGAGGGGGACGAAAAAATACCGGAATCTCTCGGCCAACCGGACGGTGAGCCTCCTCATCGACACCCGCGAGGAGGACTGCGGGGCGGACCGATCGAAGATCAAGGCCCTCACGGTGACCGGCGTCTTCTCGACCATCGGCGACAAGGCCAAGAAGAAGCTCGTGCGCCAGAGGCTGCTGAGAAGACACCCCCAGCTCAAGCCCTTTGCGGAAGACCCCGACGCGGAGGTCTTCGCCGTGAAGGTGAAGAGCTTCCAGCTGCTCGACGGGGTGAAGGACGCCTACTACGAAGAGCTGACGTAG
- a CDS encoding cysteine dioxygenase family protein, whose translation MNRFEAFCGKMGKMLAGDSPVMRKIENGREMVSELTSDPRWFFDTLKALVLDPAAMERQKPGIWPNELTLHRAPDRSFVVLAYIWDAGLADTIHDHGSWGVIGTLLTRLGEKKYERVDDGKREGYCELRETASGVFSPGETTFVLPLDKGLHAMDNPTEGIAVSINVYGKTVRQGYIQFFDPVKKTVTRAYPPRTLKEVLAVKTLAALDPSQAEGVLREALSTPRPPHLRAQYEETLRKLGG comes from the coding sequence ATGAACCGGTTCGAGGCCTTCTGCGGGAAGATGGGGAAAATGCTTGCCGGCGACAGCCCCGTGATGCGGAAGATCGAAAACGGCAGGGAGATGGTCTCGGAGCTGACTTCAGACCCGCGGTGGTTTTTCGACACCTTGAAGGCGCTGGTGCTCGATCCGGCCGCCATGGAACGCCAGAAACCCGGCATCTGGCCCAATGAACTCACGCTGCACCGCGCCCCCGACCGCTCCTTCGTCGTGCTGGCGTACATCTGGGACGCGGGTCTTGCCGATACAATCCACGATCACGGCTCCTGGGGGGTCATTGGGACACTTCTCACAAGGCTGGGGGAGAAAAAATACGAGCGGGTGGACGACGGGAAGCGGGAGGGGTACTGCGAGCTCCGGGAGACGGCGAGCGGCGTCTTCAGCCCCGGCGAGACGACCTTTGTCCTGCCCCTCGACAAGGGGCTTCACGCCATGGACAACCCCACCGAGGGCATTGCCGTGAGCATCAACGTCTACGGCAAGACGGTGCGCCAGGGGTACATCCAGTTTTTCGACCCGGTGAAAAAGACGGTCACCCGGGCCTACCCGCCCAGGACGCTCAAGGAAGTGCTCGCCGTCAAGACCCTGGCGGCCCTCGACCCGTCGCAGGCCGAGGGGGTGCTCCGGGAAGCCCTGTCGACACCTCGGCCCCCGCACCTCCGGGCTCAATACGAGGAGACCCTCCGGAAGCTCGGGGGCTGA
- a CDS encoding epoxyqueuosine reductase translates to MIPPGQELKDDITRFCRERGADLVGFAPVERWDEDGIVPPDFRPKALFPTARTVIVIGMSMPLPVVETTPSALHKELYDTTNRQLDDLAVGLTRHLNRQGHASMPFTRDTYTSMRALRENNLAAFGHVPAATYAGLGTIGVNQCVLTPDFGPRVRFVSVFTEAALPPDPLQPKELCIRCGLCAECCPKNALTPREDRIIGEFDKTACLEMHEELVRMRCYPCGICTKVCPVGKDRALYKSKGIRKKYQRERETIATNPDAPEYRPWTHVRKYGVARKPRDKGKERE, encoded by the coding sequence TTGATCCCCCCCGGCCAGGAACTCAAGGACGACATCACCCGCTTCTGCAGGGAACGTGGCGCCGATCTGGTGGGCTTCGCCCCCGTGGAGCGCTGGGACGAGGACGGCATCGTGCCGCCCGATTTCCGTCCGAAGGCCCTGTTCCCGACGGCCCGCACCGTCATCGTCATCGGCATGTCCATGCCGCTTCCCGTCGTCGAGACGACACCGTCGGCCCTCCACAAGGAGCTCTACGACACGACGAACCGGCAGCTCGACGACCTGGCCGTGGGACTCACGAGACACCTCAACCGCCAGGGTCACGCCTCGATGCCCTTTACCCGAGACACCTACACCTCCATGCGGGCCCTGAGGGAGAACAACCTGGCCGCCTTCGGCCACGTCCCGGCGGCAACGTACGCGGGCCTCGGAACGATCGGGGTCAACCAGTGCGTCCTCACCCCCGACTTCGGTCCCCGGGTCCGCTTCGTCTCGGTCTTCACCGAGGCGGCGCTGCCCCCCGACCCCCTGCAGCCCAAGGAGCTGTGCATCCGCTGCGGGCTTTGCGCCGAGTGCTGTCCCAAGAACGCCCTCACGCCGCGGGAGGACAGAATCATCGGGGAGTTCGACAAGACGGCCTGTCTCGAGATGCACGAGGAACTCGTCAGGATGCGCTGCTACCCCTGCGGCATCTGCACGAAGGTCTGCCCCGTGGGGAAGGACCGCGCGCTGTATAAGAGCAAGGGGATCCGGAAGAAATACCAGAGGGAACGGGAAACGATTGCGACAAACCCCGACGCCCCCGAGTACCGACCGTGGACCCATGTCCGCAAGTACGGGGTCGCCCGCAAACCCCGGGACAAAGGAAAGGAGAGGGAGTAG